Proteins found in one Alteromonas macleodii genomic segment:
- the carA gene encoding glutamine-hydrolyzing carbamoyl-phosphate synthase small subunit, whose amino-acid sequence MANSALLVLEDGSVFKGTAIGATGSAVGEVVFNTSMTGYQEILTDPSYAEQLITLTYPHIGNTGTNEEDVEADTIWSKGLIIRDLPLVASNFRQQQTLSEYLKAKGVVGIADIDTRRLTRILRDKGAQNGCIICSDELDESSALAQAKDFPGLKGMDLAKVVSITEPKTWTEGSWVLGKGYVTPNEFKYHVVAYDYGVKNNILRMLADRGCKVTLVPAQTPAEDVLAMNPDGVFLSNGPGDPEPCDYAVTAIKTIVETGTPVFGICLGHQLLAIASGAKTVKMKFGHHGANHPVKDLKRNVVMITSQNHGFAVDESSLPDNLEVTHISLFDKSLQGIHRTDKPAFSFQGHPEASPGPHEAAPLFDHFIELIEQHKQ is encoded by the coding sequence TTGGCTAATTCTGCCCTTTTGGTGTTAGAGGATGGTTCTGTTTTTAAAGGTACGGCGATAGGCGCTACAGGCTCCGCCGTTGGAGAAGTTGTTTTTAATACTTCCATGACCGGCTATCAAGAAATTCTCACCGACCCATCCTACGCTGAACAACTCATCACCCTTACTTATCCACACATTGGCAACACCGGCACTAACGAAGAAGACGTCGAAGCAGATACAATCTGGTCGAAAGGTCTAATCATCCGTGACCTACCTCTTGTTGCTAGTAACTTTCGTCAACAGCAAACTTTGTCTGAATACCTTAAAGCGAAAGGCGTTGTGGGTATTGCTGATATAGATACTCGCCGTTTAACGCGTATCTTGCGAGACAAAGGTGCACAGAATGGCTGCATTATTTGCTCTGATGAATTAGACGAGTCTAGCGCACTAGCGCAAGCAAAAGATTTCCCTGGCCTTAAAGGCATGGATTTGGCAAAAGTAGTGAGCATCACTGAGCCAAAAACATGGACCGAAGGCAGCTGGGTACTTGGCAAAGGCTACGTAACACCCAATGAGTTCAAATATCATGTTGTAGCCTATGACTACGGTGTTAAAAACAACATTCTTCGCATGCTAGCTGACCGTGGTTGTAAAGTAACCCTGGTTCCGGCGCAAACGCCTGCAGAAGATGTGCTTGCTATGAATCCTGACGGTGTCTTTTTGTCAAATGGTCCGGGCGACCCAGAACCATGCGATTATGCAGTAACCGCAATTAAAACTATCGTCGAAACCGGTACGCCAGTATTTGGTATTTGTCTTGGTCATCAGCTGCTTGCAATTGCAAGTGGTGCGAAGACAGTGAAGATGAAGTTTGGTCACCACGGTGCAAACCACCCGGTTAAAGATCTTAAGCGCAATGTAGTTATGATCACCAGCCAAAACCACGGTTTTGCTGTTGATGAGTCTAGCTTGCCAGATAACCTAGAAGTAACTCACATTTCGTTGTTCGACAAGTCGTTGCAGGGTATTCACCGCACCGACAAGCCTGCGTTCAGCTTCCAGGGTCACCCTGAAGCCAGTCCAGGTCCTCATGAAGCGGCGCCGTTATTCGACCACTTCATTGAACTTATTGAACAACACAAGCAGTAG